The nucleotide window CCCACCCCGAAGATCAGGGTCAGCCGCGCCGGCGTGCCGGTCCGCGGGTTGACCTCGGCCAGCCGTTCGGGGATGAGCCCGTCGCGGGCCACGGCGACCATGATCCGGGTCTGTCCGTACAGGGTGGCCAGCATGACGCTGGTGATGGCGACCAGGGCGCCGAAGGCGACCAGCGCCGCCGCCCAGCTGATGCCGGCGCCCTCCTCCAGGGCGAAGGCCAGCGGCGCCTCGCTCTCCTGGAGCTCGCTGGCGGGCAGGATCCCGACCGCGGTCACCGACACCAGCACGTACACGATGGTGGCGATCAGCAGGGAGCCGCAGATGACGATGGGCAGGTCGCGGCTGGGCTTCTTGGCCTCCTCGCTGCCGGTGGAGACGGCGTCGAAGCCGATGAAGGCGAAGAAGATGATCGCCCAGCTTCACGACCACCATGACGGTGTTGGCCCGGGCCGTCTCGCGGGCGCCCTTCATCAGCAGGGCGGTGACGGCGGCGACGATCAGCACCGCGGGCAGGTTGAAGGTCCCGCCTTCCTCCGGGGAGATGGCCAGCGCGTCCGGGATCCTGATGCCGAAGCCGGTGTCCAGGAACTCGTTGAGGTTGCCGCCCCAGCCGACCGCCACCGCGGCCACAGAGACGCCGTACTCGAGCACCAGGTCCCAGCCGATGATCCAGGCCACCAGCTCGCCGAGCGTGGCGTAGGCGTAGGTGTAGGCGCTGCCCGCGATCGGGATCGAGGAGGCCAGCTCGGCGTACGACAGGGCCGAGAACAGGCAGGTCACGGCGGCGAGGACGAACGAGACGGTGACCGCCGGGCCGGCGTCGGCGAACGGAACTCGCCATGGCGGCCGCCCTCGGCGTCGGTCAGCGGCCGGTCGTCCGCATGGCCGCCCTGGCCTTGTCGACGTCGTCGACCCCGATGACCAGACGGCTGCGGGTGGCCAGGTAGGTCAGGCTGACGTCGATGCCGGCCTCGGCCAGCGGGGCGAGCAGCTCGGCCAGGGCGCCCGGCCGGTCCTCGATGTCGGCCACGATCACCTCGTGCTCGCCGCGGACCACGAAGCCGGCCCTGGCGGCGGCCTCGCGGGCCTCGGGCGCGTTCTCGACCAGCACGTGGATGATCCCTTCGGGCCCGAACTGCTGTCCTGAGACCCCCTGGAGGTTGACCCCGGCCTCGCTGAGGGCCGCGGTGAGCTGGGCGAGCGTGCCCGCCTGGTACGGGAGGATGAAGAGTAGATCCTTCATCGCAGACTCCTCCCCTCGGGGGGACCAGGTGTCTACTCTGGTCCGGGTTCGGGGCGAATGTCCAGGGTCGCGGTCAGTGCTGGGCCTCGGCCCAGGAGCGGCCGGTGGCCATGGACACCTCGAGCGGCACCCGGAGCTCGTAGACGCCCTGCATCTGGCGGCGGACCAGCTCGGCCAGCCGCTCGCCCTCGCCGGGCGAGACCTCGAAGACGAGCTCGTCGTGCACCTGGAGGACCATGCGGCTGGCCAGGCCCTGGTCGGTCATGGCCCGGTCGACGGCGACCATGGCCATCTTGATCAGGTCGGCCGCCGACCCCTGGATGGGCGCGTTGAGCGCCATCCGCTCGGCCATCTGCCGCCGCTGCCGGGAGTCGGAGGCCAGGTCGGGCAGGTAGCGGCGCCGCCCGAGGATGGTCGAGGTGTAGCCGTCCCGCCTGGCCTGGGTGACGACCGCGTCCAGGTAGGCCTTGACCTTGCCGAAGCGCTCGAAGTAGGCGTCCATCAGCGCCCGGGCCTCGTCCGGGGGGATGCCGATGCCCTGGGCCAGCCCGTAGGCGGACAGGCCGTAGGCGAGACCGTAGGTGACCATCTTGACCCGGGCCCGCAGGTCGCGGTCGACCTGGTCGGGGGGCAGCCCCCAGACCATCCCGGCCACGGTGGCGTGCACGTCCTCACCCCCCAGGAACGCCTCGATGAGGGCCTCATCCCCGGCCAGGTGGGCCAGGACCCGGAACTCGATCTGGGCGTAGTCGGCCACCAGCAGGCCCTCGGCGTCGGGCCCGGCGATGAACGCCCGGCGGATCTCGCGGCCGGCCTCGGTGCGGATGGGGATGTTCTGCACGTTCGGGTTCTGGGTGGAGAGGCGGCCGGTGGAGGTGATCAGCTGGTTGAACTGGGCGTGGATGCGGCCGCTGGCCTTGTCGACCAGCTTGGGCAGGGTGTCGACGTAGGTGTTCTTGAGCTTGGCCACCTCGCGGTAGCCGATCAGGGCGTCGAGGATCGGATGGGGGTCGGTGGCGGCCAGCTGCACCAGGGCGTTGTGGTCGGTGGTGTAGCCGGTCTTGATCCGCTTGGTCTTGGGCAGCCGCAGCTTCTCGAACAGGATCTGCTGGAGCTGGGGATTGGAGCCGATGTTGAACTTCTCCCCGGCCAGCTGGTAGACGCGGGCCTCGTAGTCGGCCAGGCGGGCGTCGAGGCGGTCGCGGATCTCGTCCAGCACCGACAGGTCGACGGCGATGCCGGTCCGCTCCAGCTTGGCCAGGATCGGCACCAGCGGCAGCTCGACGTCGTCGACCAGCCGGCCGACCTCCATGGCGGCCAGCTCCTCGTCCAGCTTGACGGCCAGCTCCCCCACCGCCTGGGCCCGCAGGCACCAGTCGGGCCAGGTCTCGTCCTCACCGGCGGTGTCGAGGGCCAGCTGGGTGCCCTCCCCGGCCGGCCGCTCGTCGGTCCCCGCCCCCTCGGGCCGCAGCTCCTTGCGCAGGTAGCGCAGGGCCAGGTCGGCCAGGTCGTAGGTCCGCTGGGCGGGCAGGGCCAGGTAGGCGGCCAGGGCGGTGTCCATGACCAGCCCGCGAAGCTCCCAGCCGCGGGCCCAGACGGCCAGGTACAGGTACTTGGCGTCGTGGGCCAGCTTGGGCCGCTCCGGGTCGGCCAGCAGCGCCGCCAGCGCCTCCAGGTCCTCGGGCCCGGCCCCGTCCTCCAGGTCGAGCCAGACCGCACCGCCCTCCTCGTTGCCGTCGGCCCACAGGCCGGCGCCGGTCAGCTCGGCCCGGCCGGGCCCGGTGCGCAGGCGGGCGGCCAGGGCGACCGGCTGGCCGGCCGGCACCCCGGCCAGCCAGGCGGCCAGCTCGCCCTTGCCCAGCCGGCGGGCGTCGACCTCGAACCCGGTGTCGACCGGCCCGGTGTCGACCGCGGCCGCGAACAGCCGCTCACGCAGCGGATGGAACTCCAGGGTGTCGAACAGCCGGTGGATCTCGGCCCGGTCCCAGGCCCCCATGCGCAGGTCGCGGACCCCGACGGGTAGGGGCACGTCGTCGCGCAGCCGCATCAGCTGCTTGTTGCGGAGCACGTCGTCGCCGTGGGCGAGCAGGTTCTCCTTGAGCTTGCCCCGCTGCTCGGCGGCGTGGGCCACCACCTCCTCGGCGGTCCCGTAGGTCTGGACCAGCTTGGTGGCCGTCTTGTCGCCGACCCCGGGGACGCCGGGCAGGTTGTCCGAGGGGTCGCCGCGCAGGGCGGCCACGTCAATGTAGCGGCCCGGGGGCACGCCGTAGCGCTCCTCGACGGCGGCCTCGTCGTAGATGGCGGTGTCGGTGATGCCGCGCCGGGTCATCATCACCCGGACGCTGGCCTCGTCGTCGATGAGCTGGAGGTTGTCCCGGTCCCCGGTGACGACCAGCACCGGCAGCGACTCGTCCCTCGCCTCCCTGACCAGGGTGGCGATCAGGTCGTCGGCCTCGTAACCGGCGACCTCGACCACCGGGATGCGCAGGGCGGCCAGCACCTCGCGGACCAGCGGCATCTGGGAGCTGAAGTCGTCGGGGGTGGTCCGGCGGTTGGCCTTGTAACCGTCGTAGACGTCGTGGCGGTAGGCGGGCCGGCCCAGGTCGAAGCAGACCGCGATCCGGTCCGGGGAGAAGTCGCCGAACAGCTTCACCAGCATGGTGGTGAAGCCGTAGACGACGTTGGTCAGCTGCCCGGTGGTCGTCTGGAGGTCGCTGGGCAGGGCGAAGAAGGCCCGGTAGGCGAGGCTGTGCCCGTCCAGCAGGACCAGCGGGGATGGGGTCGGCGGTTCCGAGGTGGCCACGCGGCCGAGTCTATCAACCGCCTCCGTCGGGGCCGACCAGGCTGTCCACCCTGGAGCTGACCTGGCGTCGCATGACCAGCCGGGTGCCCCCGTCGATCCGCTGCAGCCGGACCTCGTCGACCAGCTGGAGGATCAGCCACAGGCCGCGGCCGCCGGTCTGGAGGGCGGGCGGGGGCTCGGCCGGCAGGCGGGGCAGGTGGGGGGTCGGGCCGCCGTCGCGCACGACCATCTCGATCCACCCGCCGTCGGCCTTGACCGACACCAGCACCGGGTCACCGGCCCGCGAGCCGTGGCGGATGGCGTTGCTGACCGCCTCGTCGAGGGCCAGGAGCACGTCGGCGACCACCTCCTCGTCGACACCCTCCAGGGTCCGGGCGACCGAGCGCCGAAGGTCGGGAAGGCAGGAGGAGCTGGGTGGCAGGGTCAGGTTCAAGGTGTCCGCCATCTGCTCGTCGGTGTGCTCAGGTCGGGACGGTCACCTCCTACCCCGGTCGCCGACGCCCTCAAACCGCCCGAGCGAGGATCTCGTCCGGATCGGGACCTAGACTCCTGCCCGCCGGGACGGCACCCGGGGCGAGCCAGGTGGGAGGAACCGCGCGGAGGCTCGGAACTCATCGTCGCAGGTGCGACCTGCAACGATGCTGGACCCGTTGCGCCGCAAGGGAATGGTCCGGTTGACCCTCTGCCCGCCCGGCTGTTAGCGTGCCCGCAATCGGGGTCCCCACGGGGGCCCCGAGGTCCGTCCGGCGCGGGGGTCCGAGGACCGAGTAGAGAACGCGCGCACTCGGGGAAGGTGCGCGAACGGAGCCAAAGGCTCTCGGCCCCCGCCGGACCGGCAGTCACCCCCCAAACCCCAACCCCGCGATGTCGGGGCCCCTGAACGGGAGGGTAGCCGACGCGCGGATAGGGTGCCCGGCGCTGTCCACACCCCCACCCCGCGATCTTTCGGCCTACTCCTCGCCCAGGTAGGCCTTGCGGACCTGCTCGTTCTCGAGCAGGGCGCTGGCCTCGTCCTCGAGGACGATCCTGCCCGTCTCGATCACGTAGCCGCGGTGGGAGAGGCTGAGCGCCTGGGCGGCGTTCTGCTCGACCAGCAGGACGGTCACGCCCTGGTCGTTGATGTCGCGGATGGTGTCGAAGATGGTCTGGACCATCAGCGGGGCCAGTCCCATCGACGGCTCGTCCAGCAGCAGCAGCCTGGGCCGGGCCATCAGCGCCCGGCCAATGGCCAGCATCTGCTGCTCGCCGCCCGAGAGGGTCCCGGCGGCCTGCCGGGCCCGCTCCTTCAGGATCGGGAACAGCTCCATGATCCGGTCCATGTCCTCGCGCTGCCCGGCCGCGTCGCGGCGGACGAACGCCCCCATCTCCAGGTTCTCGCGCACGCTCATGCGCGGGAAGATGCGCCGCCCCTCGGGCGACTGGGCCACCCCGAGGGTCACGACCTCGTGGGCCGGCACCAGGTCGATCCGCTGGCCCTCGTAGAAGATCGCCCCCTCGCGCGGCCGCAGCAGCCCGGACACGGTCCGCAGGGTGGTCGTCTTGCCGGCCCCGTTGGCGCCGATCAGGCAGACGATCTCGCCCTTGTTGACGTGGAAGGACAGGCCCTTGACGGCCTCGATGTTGCCGTAGAAGACGTGGATGTCCTTGACGTCGAGCAGCGCCTCGTCCATCTACGACGCCGCCT belongs to Actinomycetota bacterium and includes:
- a CDS encoding amino acid permease gives rise to the protein MIFFAFIGFDAVSTGSEEAKKPSRDLPIVICGSLLIATIVYVLVSVTAVGILPASELQESEAPLAFALEEGAGISWAAALVAFGALVAITSVMLATLYGQTRIMVAVARDGLIPERLAEVNPRTGTPARLTLIFGVGIALLAAFGP
- a CDS encoding amino acid-binding protein, with amino-acid sequence MKDLLFILPYQAGTLAQLTAALSEAGVNLQGVSGQQFGPEGIIHVLVENAPEAREAAARAGFVVRGEHEVIVADIEDRPGALAELLAPLAEAGIDVSLTYLATRSRLVIGVDDVDKARAAMRTTGR
- the polA gene encoding DNA polymerase I, encoding MATSEPPTPSPLVLLDGHSLAYRAFFALPSDLQTTTGQLTNVVYGFTTMLVKLFGDFSPDRIAVCFDLGRPAYRHDVYDGYKANRRTTPDDFSSQMPLVREVLAALRIPVVEVAGYEADDLIATLVREARDESLPVLVVTGDRDNLQLIDDEASVRVMMTRRGITDTAIYDEAAVEERYGVPPGRYIDVAALRGDPSDNLPGVPGVGDKTATKLVQTYGTAEEVVAHAAEQRGKLKENLLAHGDDVLRNKQLMRLRDDVPLPVGVRDLRMGAWDRAEIHRLFDTLEFHPLRERLFAAAVDTGPVDTGFEVDARRLGKGELAAWLAGVPAGQPVALAARLRTGPGRAELTGAGLWADGNEEGGAVWLDLEDGAGPEDLEALAALLADPERPKLAHDAKYLYLAVWARGWELRGLVMDTALAAYLALPAQRTYDLADLALRYLRKELRPEGAGTDERPAGEGTQLALDTAGEDETWPDWCLRAQAVGELAVKLDEELAAMEVGRLVDDVELPLVPILAKLERTGIAVDLSVLDEIRDRLDARLADYEARVYQLAGEKFNIGSNPQLQQILFEKLRLPKTKRIKTGYTTDHNALVQLAATDPHPILDALIGYREVAKLKNTYVDTLPKLVDKASGRIHAQFNQLITSTGRLSTQNPNVQNIPIRTEAGREIRRAFIAGPDAEGLLVADYAQIEFRVLAHLAGDEALIEAFLGGEDVHATVAGMVWGLPPDQVDRDLRARVKMVTYGLAYGLSAYGLAQGIGIPPDEARALMDAYFERFGKVKAYLDAVVTQARRDGYTSTILGRRRYLPDLASDSRQRRQMAERMALNAPIQGSAADLIKMAMVAVDRAMTDQGLASRMVLQVHDELVFEVSPGEGERLAELVRRQMQGVYELRVPLEVSMATGRSWAEAQH
- a CDS encoding ATP-binding protein, encoding MADTLNLTLPPSSSCLPDLRRSVARTLEGVDEEVVADVLLALDEAVSNAIRHGSRAGDPVLVSVKADGGWIEMVVRDGGPTPHLPRLPAEPPPALQTGGRGLWLILQLVDEVRLQRIDGGTRLVMRRQVSSRVDSLVGPDGGG
- a CDS encoding ABC transporter ATP-binding protein, with product MDEALLDVKDIHVFYGNIEAVKGLSFHVNKGEIVCLIGANGAGKTTTLRTVSGLLRPREGAIFYEGQRIDLVPAHEVVTLGVAQSPEGRRIFPRMSVRENLEMGAFVRRDAAGQREDMDRIMELFPILKERARQAAGTLSGGEQQMLAIGRALMARPRLLLLDEPSMGLAPLMVQTIFDTIRDINDQGVTVLLVEQNAAQALSLSHRGYVIETGRIVLEDEASALLENEQVRKAYLGEE